Within Bacillota bacterium, the genomic segment CAACTGCGACCCGCCCGGCTCGCCGGACGGTCGCCTCTATGCCTACGTGGGCGAGAAGGAGCTGCCCTGGTCGGCCTCCCCGCCCGCGGAGCTGGCGGCGCTGCGGCGACGGCTCCCGGCCCCGCATCTGGTGGCCGCCTTCCGCACCACGCTCCCCGACCCCTACTTCGACGAGGTCTTCAACGTCGCCCTGGGCGCCCGCCTGCTGGCCGGAAGGATCGTCCCGCCCGGCGCCACCTTCTCCCTCCTCGCCGCCATCGGCCCCTTCACCCGCGAGCGCGGCTACCGCGACGGCCCCACCTACGCCGGCTCGCGCATCATCCCCACCGTGGGCGGCGGCGTCTGCAAGATCGCCTCCAACCTCTACAACGTGGTCCGCGCCGCCGACCTGCCCGTGGTGGAACGCCACCCCCACAGCATGCTCGTCCCCTACGTGCCGCCCGGCCAGGACGCCACCATCGCCTCCAGCTCCGGCCTGGACTTCCGCTTCCGCAACGACCGGGAGACGCCCCTCCTGCTCTGGGCGGCCATGCGCGGCCGGACGCTCTACGTCGCCCTCTACGGTGACTACACCCCGCCGCGGGTGCGCTGGGAGCACCGCGAGCTCTGGCGCCAGAGGCCGTGGACCGTGCGCGTGCCCAACCGCTCGCTCC encodes:
- a CDS encoding VanW family protein; this translates as MRVLLLGARPPRLLAGLLVALLVGAAAGGLLLRGTTGGRIAARPPAAPAPAPAGRSPAQESNCDPPGSPDGRLYAYVGEKELPWSASPPAELAALRRRLPAPHLVAAFRTTLPDPYFDEVFNVALGARLLAGRIVPPGATFSLLAAIGPFTRERGYRDGPTYAGSRIIPTVGGGVCKIASNLYNVVRAADLPVVERHPHSMLVPYVPPGQDATIASSSGLDFRFRNDRETPLLLWAAMRGRTLYVALYGDYTPPRVRWEHRELWRQRPWTVRVPNRSLPPGTERVLVPGYDGVAVRTWLVVQYPGRPAERRDLGVDVYRPLPRLVEVGP